The Candidatus Atribacteria bacterium ADurb.Bin276 sequence GAAGCGGTCGAGAGACCAGTGGTGTGTGATCTGGCGCTTCGTTTTGGATTAACCTTTAATATTCTTCGCGCCTCTATTTCTCCACATCATGAAGGACTGATGGTTTTGGAAATCATCGGAGAGAATACTAAAAATGAGGAAGGTCTCAAGTATCTTCAAGAAAAGGGAGTAGAAATACAACCTTTAAGCCAAGATATTAAGAAAGACGATCAACGTTGCATCGATTGTGGTTCTTGCTTAGGAGTTTGTCCAACTTCAGCTCTTTATATGGACAAGAAATCTTATCAGGTAATATTTGAAGAATCAAAATGTATTGCTTGTGAACTTTGTGTTTTGGCTTGTCCTACCCGTGCGATGGAAGCTTTATTTTAAAATATGGTCGAATATGTAGAACGGTTTTATCGAAAGACTGTTAAGCCCTCCGATTTAATATCATTCGATGTAAAGATTAAAGAAAGCGATCTCATGATCTATGCCCATTCCGATTTAAGTCAGTTCTCTTATTCTCTTTTAGATAAAGAACGAAGGAGCTTAGAGGCTTATATTCGCTATAAACCACAGTTTCAGGAGTCTTTGGTTCCAATAGATGTCGATGATTTTGCTCCTCCCATCTGTAAGATTATGGCCGAATCGGTAAAAAAGGCAGGAGTTGGACCAATGGCTGCAGTAGCCGGAGCGGTAAATGATCGACTGGCAAATGAACTCTTATCCAAAACGACAGAATTAATAATTGAAAACGGTGGAGATTTA is a genomic window containing:
- the asrC gene encoding Anaerobic sulfite reductase subunit C codes for the protein MVSTKKVVLHFPREAVERPVVCDLALRFGLTFNILRASISPHHEGLMVLEIIGENTKNEEGLKYLQEKGVEIQPLSQDIKKDDQRCIDCGSCLGVCPTSALYMDKKSYQVIFEESKCIACELCVLACPTRAMEALF